In the Geobacter sp. FeAm09 genome, one interval contains:
- a CDS encoding cytidine/deoxycytidylate deaminase family protein, which translates to MPRPSWDQYFMDITRLVATRSTCLRRQVGAILVKDRNILATGYNGVPSGISHCDATGCLRERLRVPSGERHELCRGLHAEQNAIIQAARHGTNIDGATLYCTTMPCIICTKMIINAGIRAIIYGEGYADELAREMTTESGIDVIQFIGDTGGS; encoded by the coding sequence ATGCCCCGCCCATCATGGGACCAGTACTTCATGGACATCACCCGCCTGGTCGCGACGCGTTCCACGTGCCTGCGCCGACAGGTCGGGGCGATACTTGTCAAAGACCGCAACATCCTTGCCACAGGCTACAACGGCGTCCCTTCCGGCATCAGCCACTGTGACGCCACCGGTTGCCTGCGGGAACGGCTTCGCGTCCCTTCCGGCGAGCGCCACGAATTGTGCCGCGGCCTGCACGCCGAACAAAACGCCATCATCCAGGCTGCACGCCACGGCACCAATATCGACGGCGCCACCCTCTACTGCACCACCATGCCCTGTATCATCTGCACCAAGATGATCATCAACGCCGGCATACGCGCCATCATCTACGGCGAGGGGTATGCCGACGAACTTGCTCGGGAAATGACCACCGAAAGCGGCATAGACGTGATACAATTTATTGGCGACACCGGAGGGTCCTGA
- the rpoH gene encoding RNA polymerase sigma factor RpoH: MVTRLPVVADSLTLYLSEIRRFPILSEDEEHRFAVKFFEEKDLEAAHSLITANLRFVVKVASEYRHYGMKMLDLIQEGNIGLMMAVRKFNPYKGIRLISYAVWWIRAYIQNHIVSAWSLLKIGTTQAQRKLFFKLREAKDAIRRLGNGEDDLHATALSLNVSDQEVVEMEQRLHGEASLDAEIPGGDGFTLLENLADDRQNQEEALSEFQESRQLHQQVAQVVAGLNEKERFIVEKRISAEEPLTLQEIATHFSISRERVRQIEEGALKKMKIALTPLLSAA, translated from the coding sequence ATGGTTACACGTCTTCCGGTTGTAGCCGACAGTTTGACCCTGTATCTTTCGGAGATCAGAAGGTTCCCCATCCTCTCGGAGGACGAGGAGCACCGCTTTGCGGTGAAGTTTTTCGAGGAAAAGGACCTGGAGGCGGCCCATTCGCTGATCACCGCGAACCTGCGGTTTGTGGTCAAGGTGGCCTCCGAATATCGCCATTACGGGATGAAGATGCTCGACCTGATCCAGGAGGGCAATATCGGCCTGATGATGGCGGTGCGCAAGTTCAATCCCTACAAGGGGATCCGCCTGATCTCCTATGCGGTCTGGTGGATACGGGCCTATATCCAGAATCACATCGTCTCCGCCTGGAGCCTCCTCAAGATCGGCACCACCCAGGCGCAGCGCAAGCTGTTCTTCAAGTTGCGGGAAGCCAAGGACGCCATCCGCAGGTTGGGCAACGGGGAGGACGATCTCCATGCCACGGCCCTGTCGCTCAATGTGAGCGATCAGGAGGTGGTGGAGATGGAGCAGCGCCTCCACGGGGAGGCCTCCCTGGATGCTGAGATCCCCGGTGGCGACGGCTTTACGCTGCTGGAAAACCTGGCCGATGACCGGCAAAACCAGGAGGAGGCGCTGTCCGAGTTCCAGGAGAGCCGGCAGCTCCACCAGCAGGTGGCGCAGGTGGTGGCCGGGTTGAACGAAAAAGAGCGCTTCATCGTGGAAAAACGGATAAGCGCCGAAGAACCCCTGACTCTCCAGGAAATCGCCACCCATTTCTCCATCTCGCGGGAACGGGTCCGCCAGATAGAGGAGGGGGCGCTGAAAAAGATGAAGATCGCACTTACCCCACTATTATCGGCAGCTTAG
- the tuf gene encoding elongation factor Tu, translating to MAKAKFERNKPHVNIGTIGHVDHGKTTLTAAITKVLAGKGQAEFKAFDQIDNAPEERERGITIATAHVEYETDKRHYAHVDCPGHADYVKNMITGAAQMDGAILVVSAADGPMPQTREHILLARQVGVPYIVVFLNKADMVDDAELLELVELEIRELLSSYDFPGDDIPIIKGSALQALNGEKGELAEPAIIALMDAVDAYIPDPERAIDKPFLMPVEDVFSISGRGTVATGRVERGIVKVGEEVEIVGIKATAKTTVTGVEMFRKLLDEGRAGDNIGALLRGVKREDIERGQVLAKPGSITPHTKFKAEAYVLTKEEGGRHTPFFNGYRPQFYFRTTDVTGVAELPAGIEMVMPGDNVAMTVKLITPIAMDEGLRFAIREGGRTVGAGVVSSIIE from the coding sequence ATGGCGAAGGCTAAATTCGAGCGTAACAAACCGCATGTAAACATCGGGACGATAGGTCACGTTGACCACGGCAAGACCACTTTGACGGCAGCGATCACGAAGGTATTGGCCGGTAAGGGTCAGGCCGAATTCAAGGCATTCGACCAGATCGACAACGCTCCTGAAGAGCGTGAGCGCGGTATTACGATTGCCACTGCGCACGTTGAATACGAGACGGACAAGCGTCACTACGCCCACGTTGACTGCCCGGGCCATGCCGACTACGTGAAGAACATGATCACTGGTGCCGCGCAGATGGACGGCGCGATCCTGGTCGTGTCCGCCGCCGACGGCCCCATGCCCCAGACGCGTGAGCACATCCTGCTTGCCCGCCAGGTAGGCGTACCCTATATCGTCGTGTTCCTGAACAAGGCCGACATGGTGGACGACGCCGAGCTGCTGGAGCTGGTGGAGTTGGAGATCCGCGAACTGCTGTCCAGCTACGACTTCCCGGGCGACGACATTCCCATCATCAAAGGTTCGGCCCTGCAGGCGCTGAACGGCGAGAAGGGCGAACTGGCCGAGCCGGCCATCATTGCCCTGATGGATGCGGTCGATGCCTACATCCCCGATCCGGAGCGCGCCATCGACAAGCCGTTCCTGATGCCGGTGGAAGACGTGTTCTCCATCTCCGGTCGCGGTACGGTTGCCACCGGCCGTGTTGAGCGCGGTATCGTCAAGGTTGGCGAAGAGGTCGAGATCGTCGGCATCAAGGCCACGGCCAAGACCACGGTTACGGGCGTGGAGATGTTCCGCAAGCTGCTGGACGAAGGTCGTGCCGGCGACAACATCGGTGCGCTGCTGCGCGGCGTGAAGCGTGAGGACATCGAGCGCGGCCAGGTGTTGGCGAAGCCGGGCAGCATCACCCCGCACACCAAGTTCAAGGCCGAAGCGTACGTCCTGACCAAGGAAGAGGGTGGCCGCCATACTCCGTTCTTCAACGGGTACCGTCCGCAGTTCTACTTCCGTACCACGGACGTGACGGGCGTTGCCGAACTTCCCGCGGGTATTGAGATGGTCATGCCGGGCGACAACGTTGCCATGACCGTGAAACTGATCACCCCGATCGCCATGGACGAAGGTTTGCGTTTCGCCATCCGTGAAGGTGGCCGTACCGTTGGCGCCGGCGTCGTCAGCTCGATCATCGAATAA
- the rpmG gene encoding 50S ribosomal protein L33 yields the protein MRDIITLSCTECKQKNYTTTKNKRTKPEKLEFSKYCRFCRKHTPHKESK from the coding sequence ATGAGAGACATTATTACCCTTTCCTGCACCGAGTGTAAGCAGAAGAATTACACGACCACCAAGAACAAACGGACCAAGCCGGAGAAACTCGAATTCAGCAAGTATTGCCGTTTTTGTCGTAAACACACTCCTCACAAGGAATCCAAATAA
- the secE gene encoding preprotein translocase subunit SecE — translation MQNVKTFLESVKIELGKVTWPTRKETVATTGVVVVIIFLISIYLGACDIVLAKLMRLILG, via the coding sequence GTGCAAAACGTAAAAACTTTTCTCGAATCGGTTAAGATTGAGCTTGGCAAGGTTACCTGGCCAACCCGTAAGGAAACCGTGGCCACAACCGGCGTTGTGGTCGTCATCATCTTTCTTATCTCGATTTACCTGGGGGCTTGCGATATCGTCCTGGCCAAGCTGATGCGGCTTATACTGGGATAA
- the nusG gene encoding transcription termination/antitermination protein NusG gives MSKKWYGVHTYSGFENKVRLNLNERIKNEGVEEFFEEILIPSETVVELKKGEKKTSSRKFFPGYILVKMELTDETWHIVKETAKVTGFVGGNTPFPISDEEVNKISRRMEEGAEKPRPKVQFEVGETVRVVDGPFLNFSGIVEDVKPDKGKLRVTVTIFGRATPVELEFMQVEKN, from the coding sequence ATGTCCAAAAAGTGGTATGGGGTTCACACCTATTCAGGATTTGAAAACAAAGTCAGGCTGAACCTGAATGAACGCATAAAGAACGAAGGCGTGGAGGAGTTTTTCGAAGAGATCCTGATCCCCTCCGAAACCGTCGTCGAGTTGAAAAAGGGTGAAAAGAAAACCTCTTCCCGCAAGTTTTTCCCCGGTTACATCCTCGTCAAGATGGAGCTGACCGACGAGACGTGGCACATTGTGAAGGAAACAGCCAAGGTCACCGGCTTTGTGGGCGGCAACACGCCGTTTCCCATCAGTGATGAAGAAGTGAACAAGATTTCCCGCCGCATGGAAGAGGGCGCTGAAAAACCGCGGCCGAAGGTGCAGTTCGAAGTCGGCGAGACCGTGAGGGTCGTCGATGGTCCCTTCCTCAACTTCTCGGGTATTGTGGAAGACGTCAAGCCGGACAAGGGCAAGTTGCGCGTCACGGTCACGATTTTTGGCCGGGCGACGCCGGTCGAGCTCGAATTCATGCAGGTGGAAAAGAATTAA
- the rplK gene encoding 50S ribosomal protein L11: MAKKITGYIKLQVPAGKANPSPPIGPALGQHGVNIMEFCKAFNAKTQADEGTITPVVITVYADRSFTFITKTPPVPVLIKKALGIASGSAVPNKTKVGKLTKAQVEEIAKKKMPDLNAASVEAAMRTVEGTARSMGVDIV; this comes from the coding sequence ATGGCAAAGAAGATCACAGGCTATATCAAGCTGCAAGTACCCGCCGGCAAGGCTAATCCGTCACCTCCCATCGGACCGGCGCTTGGTCAGCACGGCGTCAACATCATGGAATTCTGCAAGGCGTTCAACGCCAAGACCCAGGCGGACGAAGGTACCATTACCCCGGTCGTCATCACGGTCTACGCCGACCGTTCCTTCACGTTCATCACCAAGACGCCTCCGGTTCCCGTCCTGATCAAGAAGGCGCTGGGCATTGCGAGCGGCTCCGCCGTTCCCAACAAGACCAAGGTCGGCAAACTGACCAAGGCGCAGGTCGAAGAGATCGCCAAGAAGAAGATGCCGGACCTCAACGCCGCTTCCGTGGAAGCCGCCATGAGAACCGTTGAAGGGACTGCCCGCTCCATGGGCGTCGATATCGTCTAG